The window GAGAAAGAATCGAAAGAGTGAGACACGTTTTCCCACCTGCGGGCATCTTATTGGGGAATTCCGCAAACCTCCTGTTGGCTAGGCAGAAATGAGTGCAGCATGACATCGACGCGACCGCATCCCATCAGTTGGATGAAAACCGGACAGCGCGACCACACGCAACTCCGTATCGCTTATCGCGGCCCGCTCTCTGGTCGGGATCTTCGTTTGCATTACGGCTTCGATGGATGGCAAGAGCCGGTCAACGAGATCAAACTCGAACAACTCGAACCCGGACTTGCCGTGACCGAACCGCTGGCCCTGGCTGGACACATTTCCCTCGAATGCGTCGTGACCAATGGCGAAAGATGGGACAATAATCAGAAGGCCGATTATCGCTTATGGCTAGATTTCGAGCCACTGGACGCCCACATGCATGTCAGTGGCCGCGGGTCCGGTGAACTCGGGATCGCTAGCCTCCGCACGGCCATGGCGTCAGCCGGCATCACTCATGGCATCGTCTCGTGGGTGGAAAACCGCGCTTTGGATCGTCTCAAATCGCTCGCCACCGGACTCTTTCCCCTGGTGTGGGTCAGACCAGGAGAGACCACGCGCGACGAAGTGCGCACTCGGTTATGCGACGGTTTCATCGGACTCAAACTGCATCCTACGGTTGATGACTATCGTGCTGATGACTCGGAACTGGATCCCTACTTAGAGCTAGCGGCAGAGGCTGGTTGTCCTGTCGCGTGTCACAGTGCCCCGGGAGACGCGGACCCAGATCATATTCGGCGACTGGCTGAACGTTTTCCTTCGGTGCCTGTCATCCTCTATCACACCTATCTCGGCCCGGAAGAAGGGCGGCGGCGCGCCGCGCAGCATGTGCGGGAACAGCAGAATCTGTATCTGGAAACGTCCTGGTGTCGTTGGCGGGAAGTGTTGCAACTCGTCGAGGAGACTCAAGCGGAACGCGTGATCTTTGGGTCTGACGCCTCAGTTGATGGACCGCATCATTACTGTCGGCATCCGCCAAATGTGCAAGGGCAGGAAACGTATAACGAGGGGCTCGTGCCACTCGTGCGCGCGCTGGGTCCAGCGGCGGCTCGCAATGTGCTCGGCGATAATGCGCGCCGCCTCTTTGGCCTCAATGGCAACTCGCACGGCTAATTGGTGCCCACCTCCGCGCCGACAAAGACCGGCGTCACCAGGTGGCCCTCGGCACATTGGAGATCCCCTTCGTTCGCGGCGCGGAACTCGTTCGCCGATGATTCACATCGAAGACATTGGAGGAACGCCGATTCATACAGATGGCGCTCTTTTTCGGTCAGCTGATACCGCTGAAGGAAGCGGTCGTTGCTGGCCTTCTCTTCCAGCGTCATAACGTAGTGCACCCAACCACACTCGCGACAGGTAACGAACCGCCGCTCAAGTACGACCGACCGCGCCCCGTATCTCGCACTGCCTTCATCAGGAGTCATGTATCACTTCCCAGTTAAGTTAAGACCAGTCGATAATTCCGCGTCTCGTTATTATCCCAGGTCTCGAAGTCGTCTTCCGGAATTGGCGAGTTGGTCCGCAGCAGTTGATACACATAATCGACCGAGGCTCCTCGTAGCCCCCATACTTTGCCAACGTAACGACGCGGCAACGGCACGGTTTGAATCAACTCGTAGATGGCGTCGTCAGCGATGCCCTCTCCTTCACGGTCGTGTCCCGCGCGTGTTTCGTCGGTGACGAGGTTTAGCCCTGCCAGTTTGGTCTGCGTCCAATTGGGTGCGCTCCAGCCGTTTACGCTCCACAGGAGCCGGACCTCGGAGATCCGTCCAGCGTCGTCAACGTAGGGCACTTCTTGCGCGACAATGTCCTCGGTGAACACCGGCGAAAACTCCTCCCGCCCGTTGTGGACAAACACAAAACGATGATGGAGTTGATACGAGTCCTTCTCAGCCAGATAGCGGGGAATCTCAATGACTGCCTGCCGGACGCGCGGCGTAGTGTTGGGCACCACCGTCATCACTTCTGATTCCTCTTGCCCTTCCCACCGCGCCGGTTCCCCGAGCGGAGACCACAGGTAGCGGATCTCGACCATTTCGATGCCTGGTTGTTCGTCAATCCATATTTTGGTCAATTGAAACACGGCCTACCTCCTTACACTGGATTCGCCATGGCCGGGTCCGACAAACTCTTCTTGACCTCATAGCTGCGCGCCGTTGGCCTGCCCATGAAAAGGGGCGTGATGCGCGTAAAGAGTTCACGTGCCACCTCACCGTCCGCATACGCGGCCAGCGCTTCTTTCGTCGTCCAGGTGCTAATGCCGACGATCTCGTTGCCGCTTTGTAAAAGCTGGCCAAGCAGGCACCCTGGCTGTTGCTTGACGCGAGTAACGAACTCGCGCAGCACCTCTAGCGCTTCGTTTTCTTTCCCCGTCTGAATTGTCCCATAAAATAGGCGTGTATACATACTCCTCCTTCTTCTGCGCGAATCGGTTCCTCACGACAGCATGCCACTAGAGCGGCGAGAATTTCTTAAGTGCAGCCGAGGTACTATGGAACAGTTCTCAAGTCAATGACAAGCGCTACGAGAGAAAAGCCACTGTGCGGCGTGGGTCTCTTGACCCATCGAAACAGCCGAAGGTCATTGTGGCTAGCTTAACGGCCAACTCAGTCAGTAGGATCGTGCACTTCGACTCGCAGGATTGTGTATCCCAACAGCACCAAGATCGCTCCAATTGCTGGCTGCGCGCCGAGGGGACCTCCTCTTGGCGGTAACCCCAGTAATGAAGAGGTCCTGCCCTCCATCCCATTGCCGAGACGCTTGACAATTGGAGGTGATCGGGTGTAGGAGGACACTACGCCCACAACCTCCAGTAGGGCGCAGAGGGAGAAGATGGAGCGCGCCCGTGTGAAGAACCCTCATCTTTAAGTGCAACAGGAGGTACTGGTTATGGAGGACCTTATTCCCCCGGATTCATATCGCCCGCTGTCCATGGGCGATGACTGCTCCATGAAGCGGTTTGGCTGTCGAGCCCTGAGCTGTCTGCCATAAGCCTTAACTGTCGTGTCTGAAGGCACGGGGTCAGAGCGTGACCCAATAAAAACACGAGGCTGAACATGTAAAAGACCTCAGCAGAGCCCTAGGCAGCCGTAGCGCGAAGGGAGAGTCGTCTAGTCCGTGGAGAGACGGGGTTCAGCAAAACAGCACGAACATGATTTTTCAGCGCTTTTAGCGTGACGAGCGGGCTTTCTTCCCGGGAAGAAAGCCCGCTTTTGTTTGTAGCGGTTATCCTAATGATCTTGTCTCCCCTTTCCAAGC of the Deltaproteobacteria bacterium genome contains:
- a CDS encoding amidohydrolase family protein — protein: MTSTRPHPISWMKTGQRDHTQLRIAYRGPLSGRDLRLHYGFDGWQEPVNEIKLEQLEPGLAVTEPLALAGHISLECVVTNGERWDNNQKADYRLWLDFEPLDAHMHVSGRGSGELGIASLRTAMASAGITHGIVSWVENRALDRLKSLATGLFPLVWVRPGETTRDEVRTRLCDGFIGLKLHPTVDDYRADDSELDPYLELAAEAGCPVACHSAPGDADPDHIRRLAERFPSVPVILYHTYLGPEEGRRRAAQHVREQQNLYLETSWCRWREVLQLVEETQAERVIFGSDASVDGPHHYCRHPPNVQGQETYNEGLVPLVRALGPAAARNVLGDNARRLFGLNGNSHG
- a CDS encoding antibiotic biosynthesis monooxygenase, whose translation is MYTRLFYGTIQTGKENEALEVLREFVTRVKQQPGCLLGQLLQSGNEIVGISTWTTKEALAAYADGEVARELFTRITPLFMGRPTARSYEVKKSLSDPAMANPV